The proteins below come from a single Conger conger chromosome 10, fConCon1.1, whole genome shotgun sequence genomic window:
- the LOC133138580 gene encoding caM kinase-like vesicle-associated protein — MFLIKCSVCSIMPFGCLVPRESGKSSNLSDITDKYELGQILKAKEFCELCLARERQSGQLFICKKFLKKDGRKVRRAAKNEILILQKLSHPNILQLMDTYETRKEYFIIQEIATGGDLFDWILDQGSYTERDAANVIRQVLEAVAYLHSLNIVHRNLKLENLMYYTENNQSKVVLRDFYLSTFENGSITEPCGTPEYLAPEVVTRHRYGRPVDCWAVGVIMYILLSGNPPFFDEAEEENTDLHHRIIFCRIAAGEFEFDSPYWDDISAAAKALVCRLMEVDQMLRITAPEALAHEWMTGQVASERNLKDVVCAQFERNFARSKWRKALCVTTFMQRLRTQDSEPRSPGREGGERGCAEPEGAGKESVRGADGEVGEMRSRSQHGAAQQQGREGGGRGEPVSGCQIPAGAAEGRAERGNGGSGGGRDNQNCQTICPPLPTTARPSPPPHLQTVSQEGQDGLGDVVRPCRGALSPSGGQSGSGL; from the exons atgttcctaataaagtgctcg GTGTGCTCCATCATGCCATTTGGATGCCTTGTCCCGCGGGAGAGCGGGAAGTCGAGCAACCTGTCGGACATTACAGATAAATACGAGCTTGGACAGATTCTCAAGGC GAAGGAGTTCTGTGAGCTGTGTCTGGCCCGGGAGCGGCAGTCGGGCCAGCTCTTCATCTGCAAGAAGTTCCTGAAGAAAGACGGCAGGAAAGTGCGGCGTGCAGCGAAGAACGAAATTCTGATCCTGCAAAA GCTCAGCCATCCTAACATATTGCAGCTGATGGACACATACGAAACAAGGAAGGAATACTTCATCATTCAGGAGAT TGCCACTGGAGGGGATCTGTTTGACTGGATCCTGGATCAGGGCagctacacagagagagatgctGCTAACGTTATCCGCCAGGTCCTGGAGGCCGTGGCCTACCTGCACTCCCTCAACATCGTCCACAGGAATTTAAAG CTGGAGAATCTGATGTACTACACCGAGAATAACCAGAGTAAAGTGGTGCTGCGGGACTTCTACCTGTCCACATTTGAGAATGGCTCTATCACTGAGCCCTGTGGCACACCAGAGTACCTGG CTCCAGAGGTTGTCACGCGCCATCGTTACGGGCGGCCAGTGGACTGCTGGGCGGTGGGAGTTAtcatgtacatact TCTTTCGGGAAACCCGCCGTTCTTCGacgaggcagaggaagagaacACGGACCTGCACCACCGGATCATCTTCTGCCGCATCGCCGCGGGCGAGTTTGAGTTCGACTCCCCCTACTGGGACGACATCTCCGCTGCAG CCAAAGCGCTGGTGTGTAGGCTCATGGAGGTCGACCAGATGCTGAGAATCACAGCTCCTGAAGCTCTGGCCCATGAGTG GATGACAGGGCAGGTAGCCTCAGAGAGGAACCTGAAGGACGTGGTGTGTGCACAGTTTGAGAGGAACTTCGCCAGGTCCAAATGGAGG AAAGCCCTCTGCGTCACCACCTTCATGCAGCGCCTCCGCACCCAGGACTCAGAGCCCAGGTCCCcgggaagggaggggggcgaGAGGGGGTGCGCGGAGCCCGAGGGGGCAGGGAAGGAGAGCGTGCGGGGCGCAGACGGAGAGGTCGGAGAGATGAGGAGCAGAA gccagcACGGGGCAGCGCagcagcaggggagagagggcggggggaggggcgaGCCCGTCTCCGGGTGCCAGATTCCGGCGGGCGCTGCAGAGGGGAGGGCGGAGCGTGGAAATGGGGGCAGCGGGGGAGGG AGAGACAATCAaaattgccaaaccatttgccctcccctccccacaacTGCCCgaccctccccacctccccacctgcAGACCGTCTCTCAGGAAGGACAGGATGGCCTGGGGGATGTTGTTAGGCCATGCAGAGGAGCACTGTCTCCCAGCGGAGGACAGTCAGGCAGCGGACTTTGA
- the LOC133138583 gene encoding uncharacterized protein LOC133138583, producing the protein MAAQECGLLERATDLLLDRRGGTNYTRRVIHQPKWTPQPAPVLWVPPPALLHLQTRWNCHCSGRRLLQQDQKWVAEAVFRGNSKGKLELKDSLQLWYHPPPPTVLYHQAPTPDRFFSHRLLVWMPYRLWKLRLQCTSPACAGHQLCGGGLHRRVRQVLDIDNHYNMVTETLICTRCRSSYLSWGHTVLQQLDLAHRSQFRVILTRKSLFCPHIHLRMSFL; encoded by the exons ATGGCGG CTCAGGAGTGTGGCCTTCTGGAGAGGGCAACAGACCTGCTCCTCGACAGAAGAGGTGGCACAAACTATACCAGAAG GGTCATCCACCAGCCAAAGTGGACACCGCAGCCAGCACCAGTGCTGTGGGTGCCACCTCCAGCACTATTGCA CCTGCAGACCCGGTGGAACTGCCATTGCTCTGGCCGCAGACTGCTGCAGCAGGACCAGAAGTGGGTGGCTGAAGCCGTGTTTCGGGGGAATAGCAAAGGCAAGCTGGAGCTGAAGGACAGTCTACAGCTGTGgtaccaccccccacctccaacTGTCTTATACCATCAGGCTCCCACTCCAGACAGGTTCTTCTCCCACCGGCTCCTGGTCTGGATGCCCTATAGGCTGTGGAAGCTACGCCTCCAGTGCACCAGCCCTGCCTGTGCCGGGCATCAGTTGTGTGGTGGTGGACTGCACAGGAGGGTGCGGCAAGTGCTGGACATCGACAACCACTACAATATGGTCACAGAGACCCTTATCTGCACCAGGTGTAGGTCCAGCTACCTGTCCTGGGGACACACCGTGCTGCAGCAGTTAGACCTGGCCCATCGGTCCCAGTTCAGGGTCATCCTCACCCGCAAGTCATTATTTTGCCCTCATATTCACTTGCGTATGAGCTTTTTATGA